The window GTACACCTCACTCCTCAGGATTTGCGCGCCTTGCATCTGGAGTTTTTTACATTGCCATCCAAATTTTGACTTTTTACGAGTCCATCTTCTTTGAGTGATTTAAAATTACCCAAGTAAGGCCAACCAAAAACCGTTCTAACCGTTTCCAATAAAATTTTTTCTGTTCTCTGGCACCACCTCCTTTCCTCGGTCTTAGGGGAAACTCCTAACACCCTATTCTAATCAAAAGAACTTATACCCTTGCTTTTCTTAAGCGCCCCTCTTGCAGAAAGAAGCATTTCTCATCCTCCATGAGGGAAAACCCTAAATTCATTTAGAGCGTAAGGGATGAAAATTTTTCAGCCCTGCCATCCCCTTTGGAGAATCGGAGAGAGAAGCATGCTATACACCACGATGCCCAGGATTACTACTGCTGCAATGATGGCCAACAATTTAACAATTTTTCCCACCTCTTACCTCCCCTTTATTTGGAGTTAACGTCTCCCTTGAGCAGGCGTTTGTTGGTCTAGGCCTTTCCAGCCCTGTCCATTGGTTGAATAGAATTTTCTTGAACCGTCTAACGGAGAGTATTCGATCAGGTCGGGGAGTGATTCCGCAAGGTAAGAACCAGGCAAGAAATCGTTTACGTCCACTGGGCAAGTTTCGCATTTGGGCCTTCAAGCGTTATCGTCGCTTAATTGGATGGCTTTTAAGATCCAACCCAGGCCAGCAGCTCGTCACTTTGAGGGTGACAATAAACCGTCCCCTCACCAAGAACCCAAAAAAATCTCCCTCTTGGGGTGAGAAGAGGTTGAGTTCTAAATAAGACAGATTTTACCACTTTTATACATAATTGAGGCTTATATGTCAAGGAAAAAATTACCTTGATCCAGTTTTATCGCTGGCTCAAAGCAATTATTTGACTCGGATCGATAGGGGCCCGCCCAAGTAAAAGGGGGCTTCGGCCCTCCTTTTTATGCTGAGGTCTATTGCGCTTCCGGGGAAAAAATCGGATAAGCGACGGAGTGATGTTTACCCGCTAAGGCTTCTAAAAATGAGCTGCACCGGATGGATAACTTCCACCCCATCTTTTTTTAAATTTCCGAATATCTGCAGCCGACAACCCGGGCAACCGGTGGCCACGAAGTTAGCTTTTGTCTTTTCGATGCTCTCGATTTTTTGGGCCGTAATATTTTCTGAGATTCTCGGATGTTCCCACTGGAAGGTTCCCCCACCCCCGCAACAAACATCGGCTTCGGCCATTTCCACGAAATCCAGCTCCGGAATTTGTCGGAGAAGAGCCCTTGGTTCATCCTTTACTCCTTGGCTGCGCAATAAGTGGCAAGGATCATGGTAGGTTACTTTTCCTTTTATGGGCTTGAGCATTTTCCCTAAATCGAATTTCATTAGATATTGGGAAATATCCAAGACCTTCTGGCTCAAGGCCATGGCCTCTTCCGTTTTTTCCCCCATTTCTTTAAGGAAGTGAGGATACTCTTTTTTCAGAGCAGCACCGCAGGTAGCACATTCCACCACCACAACGTCCACATCCCAGCGGTTGAACAGAGCCACATTCTTGAGGATATTCGGTAAAGCCATCTTGGGGGCCCCGGCCAAAAATATGGGCAGCCCGCAGCACATCTGATCCTTGGGAACGATTACTTCTACGCCCAAACGTACCAGAATTTCGATCGTTGCCCTGCCAATTTCCCCATCCAAATAATTGGTGGCACAGCCGGTGAAATAGAGGACCCGGCCCTTGGGTTCCGGAACAGAGATTACCTCCGGAATTTTCTTTAGAAAGGGCTGGCGATTCAAGCGGGGGAACTTTTTCAGAGGGATGGTTCCCACTTTACCCTTCACCGGGAATAGCGGCAGAAGGTTATTTCTCAAAACTCGCCCCCAGAAAAGGTAAAAAGGCAACAGGCGTTTGCCCGTTAAGAGTTCGAAGAGAAACTTTTTCTTTCCCGGGAGGCCGAATTTCTCGATGACTTTTACCCTCATGGCTTTCATCAATTGGTCAACTTTTAAGCCGCTCGGGCAGTTTACCGTACAGGTTTCGCAGAGCAAACAGGTAAACAGGATGCGCACAAAATTTTCACTTAGCTCCAGATTGCCTTCCATTATGTTGCGGATCAACTGGACCTTTCCCCGGGGGGAAGCAACTTCCACCAGGCGCTGCTTATAGACCGGGCACGGCGTGAGGCAAATCCCGCATTTAATGCAGTTGTGGACTTCTTCACGAAGGTTTTTGGATATCACGGAGCACACTCCAAAAAACTCCCGGGGTTCAAGATCCCCAGGGGATCAAAGGTATTTTTCAGGGTCCGCATCAGGTTCAGGGTCTGGGGGCTCAGCTGCCGCGGAAGGTACTTGGCTTTGGCAATGCCTATCCCGTGTTCCCCGGAAAGAACACCCCCTACCGACATGGCAAAATCAACGATTTCATCCATGGCTTTTTCTACCCGCTTCATTTCCTCTTTGTCTCTGAGGTCGCAGAGCACGAGCGGATGGAGGTTGCCATCTCCGGCGTGGGCCAACACGGCGATCTGGACCTGGTTACGCTGAGCGATCGTTATAACTTCCTTGATGGCGCGGGTCAAGAAGCTCACCGGCACGGTTGCATCTTCGATCACGCAGGTCGGGCGCATCCGGGCGACTGCTCCAAAGGCTCCCCGGCGCGCCATCCAGAGTTGCTCACTCTCCTTTTCGGATTGGGAAACGCGCACATCCCTGGCCCCTTGACCCCGGCAAAACTCGGCGATTATACCGGCCTGCTTCTCTACCGATTCCGGGTCACCGTCCACTTCGATGAGCAACACTGCTTCGGCGTCCAGGGGAAGACCAAGATGGGCGTAGTCTTCGAGGGCTTTGATGATCATCTTGTCCATCAGCTCCAGGGTCGCGGGAATGATGCCCTCTTCAACGATCCTGGCTACAGTGTTTCCTGCTTGATCGATGGTATTATAAATTGCCTGGAGGGTTCGTCGGGCCTTGGGCTTGGGGAGAAGTCTGACGGTGATCCGGGTTACCACGGCCAGGGTTCCCTCGGAGCCGCAGATCAGCCGTGTCAGATCGTATCCTGTTACATCTTTGGCGGTCAGGCTTCCCGTCTGGATGACTTCTCCGGAAGGGAGCACCCCTTGCAGACCCATCAGGTAATCCCGGGTCACACCGTACTTGATCCCCCGCATGCCCCCGGCATTCATCAAGACGGTCCCCCCCATGGTGGCCACTGTGGCGCTCCCGGGATCCGGAGGATAGAAGAGACCGATTTTTTCCACTTCCTTCTGGAACTCCGACACCACCACGCCCGGTTCGACGATGGCATAACGGTTCGGCTTGTTGATCTCCAGGATGCGGTTCATCATCGTAAAGCAAAGGATCACCCCTCCTTGTTTGGCCAAACTGCAAGCGGCCAAGCCTGACCCTGCACCGCGGGGGGTAACGAAGATCCGATGGGTACTGGCCACCTGCATGATTTGGGAGACCTCTGCGGACGTCTTGGGGAAAAGGACGGCCTCGGGCAGGTATTCT is drawn from Deltaproteobacteria bacterium and contains these coding sequences:
- a CDS encoding (Fe-S)-binding protein, with the translated sequence MISKNLREEVHNCIKCGICLTPCPVYKQRLVEVASPRGKVQLIRNIMEGNLELSENFVRILFTCLLCETCTVNCPSGLKVDQLMKAMRVKVIEKFGLPGKKKFLFELLTGKRLLPFYLFWGRVLRNNLLPLFPVKGKVGTIPLKKFPRLNRQPFLKKIPEVISVPEPKGRVLYFTGCATNYLDGEIGRATIEILVRLGVEVIVPKDQMCCGLPIFLAGAPKMALPNILKNVALFNRWDVDVVVVECATCGAALKKEYPHFLKEMGEKTEEAMALSQKVLDISQYLMKFDLGKMLKPIKGKVTYHDPCHLLRSQGVKDEPRALLRQIPELDFVEMAEADVCCGGGGTFQWEHPRISENITAQKIESIEKTKANFVATGCPGCRLQIFGNLKKDGVEVIHPVQLIFRSLSG
- a CDS encoding FAD-linked oxidase C-terminal domain-containing protein, whose product is MLTEKILHEFETILGKERILTSKEDLLSYAYDAYVEEYLPEAVLFPKTSAEVSQIMQVASTHRIFVTPRGAGSGLAACSLAKQGGVILCFTMMNRILEINKPNRYAIVEPGVVVSEFQKEVEKIGLFYPPDPGSATVATMGGTVLMNAGGMRGIKYGVTRDYLMGLQGVLPSGEVIQTGSLTAKDVTGYDLTRLICGSEGTLAVVTRITVRLLPKPKARRTLQAIYNTIDQAGNTVARIVEEGIIPATLELMDKMIIKALEDYAHLGLPLDAEAVLLIEVDGDPESVEKQAGIIAEFCRGQGARDVRVSQSEKESEQLWMARRGAFGAVARMRPTCVIEDATVPVSFLTRAIKEVITIAQRNQVQIAVLAHAGDGNLHPLVLCDLRDKEEMKRVEKAMDEIVDFAMSVGGVLSGEHGIGIAKAKYLPRQLSPQTLNLMRTLKNTFDPLGILNPGSFLECAP